The nucleotide sequence gatagagaaacatcaatgatgagagagaatcattgattgactgcctcctgcatgaccccctactggggattgagcctgcaacccgggtatgtgcccttgaccggaatcaaacccgggacctttcagtctgcaggccgatgctctatccactgagccaaaccggctagggccccagtAGCTCTTGACAAtgactaatctactttctatctctgtaAATCTCCCTGtcctatatatttcatatatatgagATCATACAATATGGTCTTCCGtgactttttcacttagcatgttttcaaggtttatctatGTTGTAGTGTATATCAGTAGttcatatattttcattgttaaataatattccattgtctgggcatattgcattttatttacccatcagttgatggacatttggattgtttcctttttttttctactatcaacaatgctgttatgaacatttgtgAGCCAGTTTTTGTATAGatgtatgttttaatttctcttgggtatatacccagggaTAGGATTGTTGGGTCAAATGGTAACTATATGTTTAATCTTTTAAAGAACAGCCAAATGATTTTTCAAATTTGTCAcatattttacattctcaccaacagtatATTAGGATTCCAGgttttccatatccttgccaacactttttattgttcatttttttattatattctagtaGGTGTGAAgtggcatgatttttttttaaatgtatagtttTAACTTATGGAAAGTTTCAAGTATTCATAGGAGAGGGAATAGTATTATCAGTCCCTATCACCTTCCCATCTTAACGATTATGACTATGTATATGGACAATCTTTTATATATTCTCTCTACCTTCTCTGTTATGACCCATCAGTATTTATATCAAATTCTAGacataactattattattttatagactTAGTGTTTAGATTTACTCATACATTTATCAAAGTATTTGCTCACCATTCCCTTCTACAGCCTGTCTAGAAGCATTTTTCGTCTGcctaatatcctaatatataaaaagccaggggccgttacgaccgaaacaactggatggacgaccgaacacaggctgcgtggggcgacaaggctggcagggggggttagtgagggatgaccaaacgactgaacagcaggctgcatggggtgaccaggacagcagagggggcagttgggggcaaccaggccggcaggggtgggcagatgggggtgaccaggccagtagcgggggacagtaaggggcaaccaggccggcaggggggacagatggggatgaccaggctggcaggggatggcagttgggggcgacgaggctggcaggggggcaattagggacaatcaggcaggcaggcaggtgagcagttaggagccagcggtcccagattgtgagagggatgtccaactgctggtttaggcccaatcctggggacatcccctaaggggtcccctattggagagtgtgcaggctgggctgaggggaccccccatgcatgaatttcatgcaccgggcctctagtgtgtgtgtgtgtgtgtgtgtgtgtgtgtgtgtgtgtgtgtgtgtttatacacacacacacacacacatatatatatataataataccctttaaatatcttaaaagtaaattttttggtcttgtttgtttgaaaatgtttctaatctgctttttttttagaaaattagtGTAGAACTTGAGTTGAAAGTTATTCTTTCTGAGCATTTTGAAGATATTATTTCAGTGTCTTTTAGTTGCCATTTTTGCTGTTGAAGAAATAGGAAGtctaatttctgtttctttgtagaTAATCTTATCAACTACTTTTTCTTTGGTATTCTGCAGTTTTATCATGATATGACAAATAAAAGTGTCATAAGTAACTGAATGATAGTGATTTTGAGCTATTAGCTTTATATTTCTTGTTATTCTAAATTGTGATCAGTGTTCTGCAAACAGTTAAATACATAGGGAACACTTGCTCTCTAAAAAGACGCTATGGGGAATTTTTATGGAGtacatgattcttttttttttttaatatttttattgatttttttacagagaggaagggagagagatagttagaaacatcgatcagctgcctcttgcacaccccctactgggaatgtgcccgcaatcaaggtacatgcccttgaccggaatcgaacctgggacctttaagtccgcaggctaacgctctatccactgagccaaaccggttttggctggagtACATGATTCTTAATTCGTCAGCTTTATAACTTCTCAAGATCATGTGTATGTACCATAAACAGACATAGTGTTTTTTGTATCTCTCTACAGCCCTATtggaaataattatgaaaaatggAAGCACAGCTGGGAATAGCCCTCATTGCCGAAAACCATCAGGTAGTGCTGATCAAAGCAAGCCTAATTGCACAAAGGACAACACGACTGGTAGTGGTGACGGAAAAGGCTATACCAAAGACCAAATAGATGGAGTTCTCAGGTAGGAATAAATATGACTTATATTTCAACTACAGTTGCtgctaatgtaatttttaaatggcataGCACCTAAAAAAGTGTTTGAGTTATAATTCAGTAGAACAGACATCAAGGAATTGAACTCTGGGTATGTTATgttttatctatattataaaaggtttTGGCCCTAATGCCATAACAATCAAAGACCagtgcaggagggtggggctgcgAGTGTGGTGAGGCACATGCGGATGGGCAGGACTGCGCGATTTCACGCACTGAGCTTCTAGTATTCTTTATAAAATCAGTGTGtagccctagccccgtggtcggcaaactgcggctcgcgagccacatgcggctctttggccccttgagtgtggcttttccacaaaataccacggcttgggcgggtctattttgaagaagtggcgttagaagaagtttaagtttaaaaaatttggctctcaaaagaaatttcaatcgttgtactgttgatatttggctctgttgactaatgagtttgccgacctctgccctagccgatttggttcagtggctagagcgttggcctgcggacccaaCCACAGCTGCTGGTCGCCGTCTGCAGGGCAATAAGTGGGGTGATCgggcccccgctcacacccacctcGGCCAGgtaccgcccactcacctgctccaccatcctgccatggtcgcgctcttgtcggggcccattggggtTGGCAGCAGCCCTCCACTGCCGCCCTCAGCCAACACCGCGtcgccgatgcctgccatgttccgcctcaccccctgatggtcagcgcacgtcatagtgagtggtcgaactcctggtcagacAATTTgcattaagcttttattatatagaagaatTATTACTACTTAATCCTTTTACCTTtgtcacccagccccccaacaccctaattttatttttttaactgactATTCTCTCCGTGTTTTAGTTTCACCTCATGATACACTTCCACTGAAAGCAGAAGAATTAGATAGAGTTGAAAAATTATGAACTGTGTTTTAGAGATTTTgctaattttataattaagaaaacattttctggaaATCAGATGAACCTCTGAGTATGACACACTAGAGAAAATATTGTTTTGCTTCCTGCTACAACTTTAGGAAGCTATATTGATGTTGTGTTAATGTTGCTCTTTAGAGAAACTAAAGTATAAGGATAAAGGACCCTGAACAGTGATTAATTCACAAAGAGTGAATTAAATCAAGTGAATTAGCTAAAGTGAAGAGTCGGTAAAACTAGTTAGTCTTTTTgccttttcttatctcttttattcttatttcttttctcttttttcttaattcttgctttttagtttattctatttttactcaccataatttgaaattaaaataatttaaaataaaatagcaattacttatatattttgcttttttccttatttatttagatctaaaatttgatttaaaagaaTCCCTAATTATGGTAAAGCCATGATAAAGGGTATTTGATTAGCATGAATGGTAATGAAACACTTTAAGAATATGAGTaatgttgcccagctggtgtggctcagcagttgagcatcgacccaggaaccgaGATATCgctggttagattcctgatcagggcacatgactaggttgcaggctccatctccagtaggtgcgtacaggaggcagttgataaatgatgtttctctctcatcaatgtttatatctctctgtccctctccctttctctttctaaaaatcaataaaaacatattaaaaagaaaaagaatataagtaGTGTTGTTAACCACACTTTTATAACTATAGTATTTTGTCAGGGATGGCTAAGAAAATgagataagtgaataaatgagacttgcttttgaatttctttaagaaaaagcttTAATTAACCAATGTGTTGAAATGCACTCCAAGAAAACatacctatttgaaaaaaaaaattacattttttgtaGAAATTGCTCTTTTGGGGGAGAACATGTCCTCAATGAAAGACCTAAATAAAGTTAATTGTAtacatgtcatttttatttagaatcatctcatgatttttttaagaaagactaTAGAATCAcctatatatttgaaaatgtaatttaaacatACAGTTGAAAATTTTGGAGAACAGGAATATTCTAAATctggtgttatttttaaaaaaatctttgtttaaaattttctctacTCTAACCTTGAAGGGAGGagtacgtcatagcgagcagttgaactcccggtaGAAATGAGGCATGGCAGAAAtaaggaagggagagcagggctttttcttttctttctttttttttttttttttttgctatctcTTTGTTCTAGTATTTAGGGGACATCTtaagagtggaagaaagaaagCTGATTGTGAGTACAGATACATTTGTATATGGTCAGAGTTGGCCAGATGGAAACATAAAATGTTGAGGGAGTTTCTGTCAGTTGGCTTCTATACTCTCTGAAATTGGAGATGAGGTTATCTTTTGAGAGTTATGAGAAAAGAGATGAGATTGAAAGCTTGAGGAGAATGGTAAAAGTATGAAATATTTGCAGAGCAGAAAAGCAGAGGGAATGGAAAGATTGTTGGTTAGCATTCGGGACCCAGCTATGTTTGAGaccatgaattctttttttttttttttaatttctttattgattaaggtgtcacatatttgtcctcatccccccattcccatcccacccctctccccacgcatgccccaaccccctgttgaacttaaccgttggataggctcatatgcttgcatacaggtcctttggttgaactctccccctcccccccaccctccccctaccctcccctatcctccctctgaggcccgatagtccgatcgatgcctccttgcttctggttctgttcttgttcctcagtctatgttgttcatcatttcccctagatgagcgagatcatatgtcactagatatatacttataagaactgaatgtgagacgagcaataatagttatgctgacaggcaaatgaatcagtctgtagcgagcttccccctggaccaacagttcttttgagacccaatttcaatgtccagcagttccttatgtgtacatgtcagcactgacccctcagctctggatggtggacaaatggtggtaacggaggtccgactccctctggtttggtctcggccggacccaggggcacggcgtcacccggattaaggggcacgtggccacacccatacccaaggggcgcgtggcctcacccgggcctgagacccagcctcacccggatggatccaggggcacacggcctcacccggacccaggatccggcttcacccgtacccagggacgtttggcctctcccagacccaggggcacgtggcctcacccgggcttaggtgcacaaggcctcatccggatccagggacacatggtctctcccggacccagggacgcttggcctctcccagacccaggggaacgtggcctcacccgggcctaggtgcacgatgagACCATGAATTCTTATCTGGAAGAAGTATTAGCTTAGTAGTATACCTACATTAGAAATTGTTTCTCTGGTCAATAactttattatacattttttattaagaaactTAGTTATTTTTCCCCTTTGGGACTAAATATGATTgaaacatcctaatatataaaaaccctgggtccgtcacatccatAATGACcgggaggctcgaccaaccagaagtccgtcctgcagtcagcgctgggttgccgtggcgacccagcgctgactgctatggctgcagacacagtgacccagcactgactgctgagggggctgcgaatcaagCCCAGAGAgtggcctgaagagagaagcagggtctgaaccgtagcctctgtggcagctgctgatcagcacttgcttctttctttagctcagggcctggtcagcagccgcgcctccatttctctccaggcctccaccggggctgctgattagccccgcctttctgatcaggccccgttgataggcccagagaccctgactggcatagaaaccgacaatcagaaccaaatctgagtcaaCTGTGTGGAGCCAATGACTTcataggaggcagagcttttgacgctgactggcatatcagaaccaaatctggatcaACTGTGAGGgtccaatggctgtctaggaggcggagctgactggcatagaaaccgaccaatcagaaccaaatgggccggaagagggcagttgggggcagcaggccagcaggggagagcagttgggggtgagatcaggccggcaggagagcagtaaggtgttaatcaggccagcaggggagtggttagggggtgatctggctggcaggcagacgtggttaggggcaatcaggcaggcaggcaggcaggcaggcaggcaggcgagcagttaggagccagcagtcccggattgtgagagggatgtctgactgctggtttaggcctgatcccacaggcagtcagacatcccccaaggggtcctagattggagagggtgcaggctgggctgagggacacccccacccccagtgcacgaatttcgtgcactgggcctctatttcttTAATAGAATCCCTAACTTATTCAAAATACTTCAGTTAATAACTTTATAAGAGTTGATTAGCTCAATCATGGAACACTTATTCATTGTATTAGTCTTCCTAAGTGTTGCTTTAGTGAGGTAACAGATCACCAGCAAACACTTACATgctgtatgtttttgtttttgttttacctaTACACAGGGGATTTTTCAGAAGAAAGTTATCTTGTTGTTAGCACGATTATGCAAACAAGTTGCTCAGTGACAATTTGGCTCAAAGGGAGAAGCCATGCAATAATGCTGCATCCGTTACATAAGTAAGACTAGCTAACAGTAAGACGGAAGAAAAAGGGTATAACTTTGTAAAAGTAACTTTCTGTGAAACTAAGCACATTGTTGTCCTTGAGttgaaatatattgaaaaactGAGAAATAGGTGTCTCGATCTATATGAAAGATTTTtaatatctcatttttaaaagcccaTCTATTTTAACAAGATGAGTGTGAAATCATTAACTGGACTGTCTTTATAGTTATTTATTCAAAACACTTCTGTACAGCTGTTGGATAATTTGAATGATGGGGATTTTATTAGGATTTGATTTAAATTGTAgttctttaaatgaaaagaaattattttgctaaacttataaaataaataaacctttgcCTCCAAGAATAAATGTTTCCTTAAACACTAATAAACATGGAATCTATTTAAATAACCAgctatattatataaaaaaagaattgaaagaaGACCCTCTTCCCCTGCCCACTATGCTTTTATGCACATAAAGGAAGACACGAAAGCTGAACCAGACATACTTCTCCGATGTTGAGCTCCCAGGTAGATCTTTCTGTGTTGCACAATGTTTCCTTTGAGGGTAGTTAATGGGTTacctctttttaatgtattttctttttgcttttttctttcttttttaaattccttgGTGAGGATGGAGAAAAATCTTTAAATCTTTCAGTAAGAAGCAAACTGTAAAAAGTGTGACAAATGCATTTTAGCTGGTGAAAAGAAGCATAATGAACAAATAATaggaattaaaataaacatgaatttatatatatttctcattcAGGTATGAAAAATTAGGTAAATTAGTATATTtggaatattaaaatatgtagCCTTCAGCTTTCCATTGGTGATTGTAGACTTTATGCCTCTATGTTGGTTTCCCAAAGATTTCTCTAATATATGATGAAAAATTTAGTACAGAGAAGATATGGCAGAGCTAGATACAGCTCAGAAttagtgaaataatttattttcttacttttttcctcCTCATTGTGGTAATTCTTTTACCTTTATGACCCATCTCTAGAGGATTGTGAATTCCAACCTAATTTTTCCTAGGCTGCTTTTTCCATTGTCTAGCCTTTTGTGCTCAGAAATTACCAACAAAACAAGTTTAGAGGGTTAATCTGGTACATAATTAAATATCTTATGCATTCTAACCAAATAGTAATGACTTTAGGATAGTTCAGTGTTTGGTTTACTACCGTTTGTTTTCTGCATTCCTATAGAATGGCATATTTTTAGCTCTATTCCTTGTTTCATAGTCTATTCTTCTCTATTCCAAATTGAGTTCTGATGCCAGCTACATTTTCATTATAGCACTTATCACCTTTGGCCTAAAAATTACTTGGATTCTCACCATTTCTGCCCTCAAATTGAATCagtcatccatctgtccatctatccattcaaCACACATGGTGAATGAGACACAGTGCCTGCCTTCAAGGGACCTAGTCTAGAAAGAGTAGTCAGACAAGTACACAGGTAGCAGCAGTGCAGTGTGGTAATTGCTGGGATAGGGCTAAGTTCCAAGAGCTTTGAGAGGCTATAAGAGGGTCACCAACCTAGTTTTGAGGAttttttgagaagagaaagagccaACCTGAGATTTGAAGAAGTGGTGGAAACTAAGCAAGAAGGGAGGCAGAGAACACATGTACTGGGCGCCAGAAACGACATTTGAAAACATCTAAGAGGGAAGAAAGTGTGTTTAAACACTGATTGGAAAAGCAAATTGCAAGGAAGGAGATGGTTAGTTACTCTGGAGTCTGAGGAggttccttttcttctttattctggtTCTCAACAGGATTTTCCAGTTATACAAACTGATATTTGAATCCTTACTTGTGCCTTTCCTAATCACTGTAGCAGGCCTCCTCTTCCATTCCCCATTgcccctttatttttctctaaatattcATCACATGTGAtgtactttatattttacttGTATATCTGTTCATTGCGTGGTCCTGTCCCAATTGTAAATTGAATGTGAGCAGGGattttttgaattgttttattgCCCACTATAGCCTCGAAACAGCATTTAGCAGAAAGTAGATGTTCAGTAAATTTTTGTTGAAGAAATAAGTCCTGGTTTCTTCCCATCTATTACTTGGTTATATGACTTTTggcaatttacttaacctctcaaAGCCTTGATTTCCTTATTGGttaattagaaataatattacctaatgaggagtaaatgagataatttttgtaaaataatcaaCATAAGATTCTACAATTCTCTATGTGAAAACTTAGTGGACCAGATATAGTTTGTAATTTGAAATCATTCATATTTAGAAAGGTAATAAGAAGTATGCATTATACGTTACATAACTAGTAAGCAGCTCAGACCCTAATGGTAACATTTCTGCAACAAAACATACAACTATTCACTTAAATGGGATCTATGAAGACTGTGTAGCAGTTTCACAATTGTTCAGGTCAAATTTTACCTTTAAGAGTTCAAGTCAGGTTTTTGCAATCAGATTATTTATAGAATAATTTAACGTTTTTCAGAGCTTATTAGAACATGGATATTCTTAATGGATATTAGAGCATGGATATTGCTTTTAAAGCAATTTTACTATACTCTTTTTAGAAGCCTGTGCCTGACACAGAGTAGGTGTTCTATAAATGTTCCCTTCCCCTTTTTTCTATTGCATAGTTTCTAGTCATATTTAGGAGAGTGATTTTCTTCTATGGTGGGATCattctctgttttgttcactaATATATCTCAAATGCCTAAACACTATCTGGGACATagttggtactcaataaatactattgaccaaataaagaaaatgccatattcatgaaataaaattgaCTTGTGTTAATATTTGTTATCTAAAGTAGAAAAATCCAATTATAATTATCATTATAAAGAAGGATTGGgtatcatattttaatttatgtgaTATGGaaaaatttctataattttgtataaggtcttctctcttccccccccccctatttCATATACCAAATGATAAATGATTTCATTATAAAAGAAGAACTTTAGGCTCatttattccagaaatatttactgagagcctATCATGTACCAAGCAGTATGATGATTAATATAtttagtagtttaaaaaaaagatcaatcCCATCTCTTTTCTTTGAAAACTTTGAGTCAGTGTTTGAAATACTTTTGCTGCCAGTGAACAGTTATGCCTCAAATATCTTTTTACCTGTTACTACCTCTGTCATCAAGCCACTTACACATGGAACACATCTAGAATCATAAAGTCTGCTACAAAAATGTATACGATGTAACTGGATTTTAGTGAATAAAAATTTTTAGGTTGTGAGAGAATGTTAGGATCCAAAAGTATTAATGTTCTCTGTTCCATTTAGAATATTTCTTTTCCTAATATACTTTAAAGACTCTGGCTTTAAATCAATTACATCTTCAGGGTTATAAACTATGTAAGTACAGTAGGACCTTGGATAATGATTCATTCAACAttgtttcattataacattgatgagatgctgtaggaacttaactcttgtttatgtcaattagcctatggtaaaatttgTGTTGTTACACATCATTTTGCTAAGACACAAAACCACAtcaagtgagga is from Eptesicus fuscus isolate TK198812 chromosome 2, DD_ASM_mEF_20220401, whole genome shotgun sequence and encodes:
- the DNAJB14 gene encoding dnaJ homolog subfamily B member 14 isoform X4 — its product is MEGNRDEAEKCVEIAREALNAGDREKAQRFLQKAEKLYPLPSARALLEIIMKNGSTAGNSPHCRKPSGSADQSKPNCTKDNTTGSGDGKGYTKDQIDGVLSRFGSVARALACGPNHSCWSPSAGQ